TTTTGCTGTCCTATCATCACTGAATTATACTCCTGTTGTCATAAAACGACCCATATCTTTCCGAACCGGGTCAAATTTTTAAAAAGAACTTGCTGTTTTTTCGGTAAGCTCCGCCTGTTCAGCTCTGCTGCACACTGATATGAACTCTTTTATTCAGATACATATTTACGTGAAAAATCATTAAGATAAAATATATAAGTATGAGATCCTAAAAAATTTTAGGTGGCCAATTCAGCAGGTGCGGATACTGTTGTTTTTAACGCAAAGGAGGGTTTGATTTGGATCTGACTCTCAAAAAAAGGGCTGTGCAGTTGACCGGTCTTGTCATCACAGCCTTTGCTGTATATTCCCTCCATAAGGAAATATCGCAGTACAGCTATGCGGAGATAAGGGGGGCTGTCGCTGATATCCCTTATTCCAGGCTCCTTTTTGCCTTGTTATTTACGACAGTTAACTATGCAATACTCACCCTCAATGACCGTCTGGCGCTGAAATATATAGGGAAAAAACTCCACTGGGCAAAGATTGGGTTTGCCTCATTTGTCAGCAATGCGATCTCGTTCAATCTGGGAATGTCCGTGTTGACCGGAGGTTCCGCGAGATACGGAATATATAGCGCTTATGGGCTGAGCGTTTCGGAAACGGCAAAAGTCCTTGGTTTCTGTGATCTGACAATTGGTCTCGGATCTGCGGGAATACTTGGTCTGCTTTTACTTTCTGAACCCGTGGGCATGATAGCCCGTATACCCTTATTGAAAGAATGGGGAAAGATCCCGGGATTTCTGCTCCTTTTATTTGTAATTTCTGCAGCCGTCCTCAGTTGGTCCGGAAAAAGCATAAAAGTAAGGGGAGAAGAGATATCCCTGCCGCCTCTTAAATATTTCATAGCACAGATCATGATATCCGGAGCCGACTATTTTTGTGCATCGATGGTCCTCTTCTCACTCCTTCCTGGCAGCGACATCTCGATTATCCACTACACCGGATGCTACGTAATTTCAGTGCTTCTTGGCGGGATGAGCCAGGTGCCCGGCGGGCTTGGAGTCCTGGATTCTACGCTTATGGTGACCCTCTCTCCGTGGTACTCCGGGACAGAGATGATAGGTGCGCTTCTGCTCTACAGAGTAGTCTATTATCTTTTTCCTCTTTGCCTTTCCGCCCTTTTGATGGGAGGACGCCAATTACATCCCTCAGGCAGGGATGTAAAAAGTGCTGCTCTGAGCTTTGGAAAAGGATTTATTGGGATCTACCCTCCGATATTGTCTCTCGGGGTATTCGCCTCCGGAGCAGTCCTGCTATTTTCAGGATCAACACCGGGACTGGCGCATCGCCTTGCCTTTCTCAATAAAGTTATACCGATAGACATTATCGAAATATCACACTTCCTGAGCAGCCTCGCAGGACTCATACTCCTATTTCTCGCGCAGGGCATAAGGAGAAGGCTTCGCATCGCATGGCAGCTCACAATTGCTCTGATGGCTGCGGGAATCGGCCTCTCTCTCTTAAAAGGCCTGGACTATGAAGAAGCTATGATACTAGTGATCATGGTGCTGCCTCTCATTGCGGGCCGGGAAAAGTTTGACAGGGATTCCAAGCTTCTTTCAGCAGGAATATCATTTGACTGGCTGTTGCCGGCGGCAGTTGTTCTGGCATCTTCGGCATGGCTTGGCTATTTTTCCTTCAGGCACTCGGAATACTCAAGCCTCAGCATACTTCAGTTCGCTCTTTCAGGAAGGGCACCCTGGTTTTTGAGGGCAACTGTGATGCTTTCTGCCGCGGCACTAATTCTTCCTTTGTTAAAACTATTCAGGGTGAAACCTGACATTCCAATGGTTCCTACCGGAATTGATATTGAAAAGGCGTTTAATATTACAATATCGTCCCCCGACGCTTCCGCATTCCTTGCATTGACAGGGGACAAATCATTTTTCTTCAGCCCGACGGGCAGGTCGATGATATGCTTTGCAGAAGAGGGTCCGTACTGGTTCGTGATGGGAGATCCATTTGGAGACCGGGAAGAATTCAGCGACCTGGCATGGTCTTTCAGGGAGAAAGCGGAGGTAAACGGAAGAAAAGCAGTTTATTACGAAGTTAGGGAGAGGAACCTCTCCCTCTACATAGAGCAGGGACTTGCACTGATAAAGATAGGAGAAAACGCCAAGGTCCCCCTTGCAGATCTCTTTTTTGAGAAGGGGTCCGAATGGCACGGGCAGAGACATACATTGAAAAAGCTTGCCAGGGATGGATCGACATTCCGTATCCTTTCCGACGAAGAAGTCAAAGCCGTTCTTCCGAGGCTCAAAGAGATCTCA
This portion of the Synergistaceae bacterium DZ-S4 genome encodes:
- the mprF gene encoding bifunctional lysylphosphatidylglycerol flippase/synthetase MprF produces the protein MDLTLKKRAVQLTGLVITAFAVYSLHKEISQYSYAEIRGAVADIPYSRLLFALLFTTVNYAILTLNDRLALKYIGKKLHWAKIGFASFVSNAISFNLGMSVLTGGSARYGIYSAYGLSVSETAKVLGFCDLTIGLGSAGILGLLLLSEPVGMIARIPLLKEWGKIPGFLLLLFVISAAVLSWSGKSIKVRGEEISLPPLKYFIAQIMISGADYFCASMVLFSLLPGSDISIIHYTGCYVISVLLGGMSQVPGGLGVLDSTLMVTLSPWYSGTEMIGALLLYRVVYYLFPLCLSALLMGGRQLHPSGRDVKSAALSFGKGFIGIYPPILSLGVFASGAVLLFSGSTPGLAHRLAFLNKVIPIDIIEISHFLSSLAGLILLFLAQGIRRRLRIAWQLTIALMAAGIGLSLLKGLDYEEAMILVIMVLPLIAGREKFDRDSKLLSAGISFDWLLPAAVVLASSAWLGYFSFRHSEYSSLSILQFALSGRAPWFLRATVMLSAAALILPLLKLFRVKPDIPMVPTGIDIEKAFNITISSPDASAFLALTGDKSFFFSPTGRSMICFAEEGPYWFVMGDPFGDREEFSDLAWSFREKAEVNGRKAVYYEVRERNLSLYIEQGLALIKIGENAKVPLADLFFEKGSEWHGQRHTLKKLARDGSTFRILSDEEVKAVLPRLKEISAQWLKSKQGHEKGFSLGFFSEEYICNFKIAVVERNGEIQAFANVWTSADKNEVSPDMMRYMDNAPSDTMEFLFLNLMLWAKDEGYAFFDLGMAPLSGVTGGPHGSLWGRTAEILYEHGNAFYNFQGLRQYKEKYKPVWEPRYVAVPHELSLPAVLAAAAVLISKGPRGIRVRA